TTCGCTACCTTAAGGGAAATATCAGCACCATGTGCTACGTTTACCACCTCACCTACATCCTTGTATGCATCTGGTGCTTCTTCTGCCATAACCTTCCAGCTAGCAGGATGAGCATAAATCCCTTTTTTCTTAAGCTCATTCATTACTTGTTCACCACGCCATTTACGAACAGCCTCATTTCTAGACATCACACGCCCAGCACCATGACACGTGGAACCAAATGTTTCTTCAGCCTCCTTTGTACCCTTTAGCAAGTAGCTTTCTGTTCCCATATCCCCTGGTATAAGAACAGGTTGACCAACATCCCTATATTTCTGTGGTATCTCGCTTCTCCCTGGGCCAAAAGAACGTGTTGCACCCTTCCTATGAACATAGAGCTTTCTTTTTTTACCATCTACCTCATGTTCCTCAAGTTTCGCGATGTTATGACAAACATCATACACAATATTCATATCCAAGCTTTCAGCACTCTGACCAAGTACTTTCTCAAAAGACTCACGCACCCAGTGGACAATCATCTGCCTGTTGCACCATGCGAAATTCGCTGCACAAGCCATATCATTAAGATAATCCTGTCCCTCAGGTGAGTTAACTGGTACACATGCTAGCTGCTTATCAGGCAAACAGATGTTATATTTCTTTACTGCCCTCTCAAAAACCCGCAGGTGATCAGTACAAACCTGGTGGCCAAAACCACGGGAACCAGTATGAATCATGACAACAATTTGTCCTTTTTCTTTTATACCAAAAACCTTAGCGGCAACAGGATCAAATATCTCATCTACCTTCTGCAACTCTAAGAAATGGTTACCAGCACCAAGTGAACCAAGCTGTGGGGCACCACGCTGTTTTGCTCTCTCAGAGATATTAGATGAACCAGCATGTTTAAGACAACCGTTCTCCTCAAGATATTCTAGGTCCTCATCCCACCCATAACCATGTTCAACAGCCCACTTGGCACCAAGCTTTAAAACATCATTTAACTCGTTTCTATTTAGACGTACTTTAGCCTGAGAACCAAGACCAGAAGGAACATTCTTAAACATCTCATCAACTAGCAGCTGTATCTTCTTGGCATCAAGATCATTTACGTGTAAATTTGTTCTAACAAGTCTGCAGCCACAGTTGATATCAAAACCCACACCACCAGGAGAAATAACTCCTGTTTCTGCATCGGTTGCAGCAACACCACCAATCGGGAAACCATAACCCCAGTGGATATCAGGCATAGCCAAAGATTTACCAACAATACCTGGCAGCATCGTAACATTTGCCGCCTGCTCAGGGGCGTTATCAGCACGGATTGAAGGAAGCATCTGTTCATTAGCATAAATAACAGCGGTTGTTTGCATCCTAAGCTTATTATTTTGTCCTCTATAGCTGCTGGGGATTTCGTATCTAAAATCATTGATTTTATTCAACGGGCCATTCCACATAAATTTTACACTTAAGAATGGTTAATACAGAAACTTATTTATAAATATCGGATAAAAAACTGTTTATTTTTTCTTTCTCAAATACGGTACACCTGTTTTCTTATTTATTCTAACCTCGAAACCTTTAGGTAAATCAGTGGGCTCAGCCTTGTGGTGTTTCTTCCTGCTAAAGAAATAAATTTCTCTTTCCCCTTTATCTCTGGATTTCTTGGATTTAGTTTTTACATCCTTTTTGTAAAGGGCATAAACACCATGTTTGTAGTGTTTTTGCTTCTTTTTCTTTCCTGGTTTTTGTTTTTTAACTTTTTTATCTTCAGCAAACATTTCCTCTTTTTCTGCTATTTGTTCACGAGGTTCTTCGAAATCCTTTGAAATGTCTTTATCATATACATCGGCGATGGAAAAAGCAGTTTTTTTTGCTTTCTTTTTTGCTTTTTCTTTTCTTTTTATCTCTTTCTTAATTTTTTTAGCCAATTTTTTACCTATCCCCTCTATTTTTGCTAGCTCCTTAACAGGTGTTTCTTTCAAAATATCATAGGATGCTATTCCATTTTCTATAAGTAATGAGGCTGTTTTTTCATCTATATTTTTAATACCCTTGAAAATTTCTATGATCTCATCTTTTTTGTCAGCAGTTAGTTTTTGTTCTCCTTCTTCTTCGAAAAATATTTTTTCGTCTTCAATGAATTCTTCCTCTTCTGCTAAATCCTCTGTTAAAAATTTCTCCTCTTTTTTTTCCTCCTCAAATTCTTCTTCTAAAACAAAGGATTCACCGCTCTCCTCTATCGGGGTTACCTCTTTGATCTCCCTGGTTTTTTCTAGTTCGTCTACCTCTTTTTTAATTTTTTTCGCTAATTTTCTTTTTATCCCTTTGATTTTACATAAATCTTTTACAGATGCAATCTTCAAGTCATCCAGGGAAGTAAAACCACTGTCGTATAACAGTATAGCTGTTTTTTCATCTATACTGTTTATATCCTTGAATGCATCTAATTTCTTTTGTTTTTCTTCATCAGGTAGCTGTTCTTTTTTTTCCTCAAAAATTATTTCTTCTTCAAGCTCAGGTTTCTTTTCATCCTCAGTTGTTTCAAATTCTCTAAGTTCAGCTTCCAATGGTTCTAGCTCAGATGGTTGTTCTTTTTTCTCCTCAGCAGGTTCTATT
The sequence above is a segment of the Candidatus Thermoplasmatota archaeon genome. Coding sequences within it:
- a CDS encoding RtcB family protein, which produces MWNGPLNKINDFRYEIPSSYRGQNNKLRMQTTAVIYANEQMLPSIRADNAPEQAANVTMLPGIVGKSLAMPDIHWGYGFPIGGVAATDAETGVISPGGVGFDINCGCRLVRTNLHVNDLDAKKIQLLVDEMFKNVPSGLGSQAKVRLNRNELNDVLKLGAKWAVEHGYGWDEDLEYLEENGCLKHAGSSNISERAKQRGAPQLGSLGAGNHFLELQKVDEIFDPVAAKVFGIKEKGQIVVMIHTGSRGFGHQVCTDHLRVFERAVKKYNICLPDKQLACVPVNSPEGQDYLNDMACAANFAWCNRQMIVHWVRESFEKVLGQSAESLDMNIVYDVCHNIAKLEEHEVDGKKRKLYVHRKGATRSFGPGRSEIPQKYRDVGQPVLIPGDMGTESYLLKGTKEAEETFGSTCHGAGRVMSRNEAVRKWRGEQVMNELKKKGIYAHPASWKVMAEEAPDAYKDVGEVVNVAHGADISLKVAKFLPLGVVKG
- a CDS encoding helix-hairpin-helix domain-containing protein, with product MEKNKSSKRERLEKLRLSLQSNFGEKLHPEDEKYLKILQNRLSKNSKESTVNIYEEPKKTEEKDDSLKPQVIIHHKEEKIEETDEFIQPETEKTEAKEEIEIKDKELFEIKKIEVAEPEFLEVKPKEATKKVETFEKKITQKIEEPEQKEYEKLPEWGPVETKKIEEEQIEEKTVVEEKPELKEEEITEFESLKPEQEEIKPVEEKAIEEKIEPESEALIEPAEEKKEQPSELEPLEAELREFETTEDEKKPELEEEIIFEEKKEQLPDEEKQKKLDAFKDINSIDEKTAILLYDSGFTSLDDLKIASVKDLCKIKGIKRKLAKKIKKEVDELEKTREIKEVTPIEESGESFVLEEEFEEEKKEEKFLTEDLAEEEEFIEDEKIFFEEEGEQKLTADKKDEIIEIFKGIKNIDEKTASLLIENGIASYDILKETPVKELAKIEGIGKKLAKKIKKEIKRKEKAKKKAKKTAFSIADVYDKDISKDFEEPREQIAEKEEMFAEDKKVKKQKPGKKKKQKHYKHGVYALYKKDVKTKSKKSRDKGEREIYFFSRKKHHKAEPTDLPKGFEVRINKKTGVPYLRKKK